The DNA window CCTCCCAGGTGCCTTCGCACTTCACCATGAAGCGATAGGCGCCGTAGGTCGCCACCGAAACAGCAATGAGAAAAGACGCCGATATGATGTATTTAATCCTCATCGGGCAATCTCCAGAAAAAGTTTTTGAAGATCTTCGTCTTGAGCCCTGCCGGCAGGAGCGAACCGAGAATAACCCCGAACCGGGTGATCGTATCTCCGTAAACCCACTGCCTGTCGTCCTCGATAGCCCGGATAATCCGGGCGGCCGCCTTTTCCGGCGTCGTGATCAAGCGTTTCGGCACCCTGCTCATGTCCATCCTTGCGGAGCCGAAAAAATGTGTCATGGTCATGCCGGGGTGAAAACAGAGAACACCGACGGAGGTGTCCGAGAGTTCGCTGGCCAGAGAGGCGCTCAAACTGGAAAGGTATCCCTTGGCGGCCCCGTAGACGGCCAGTCCGGGATAGGGAAGCCACGCGATGGCCGAGCTGATGTTGACGATCATCGCCCGGGGGCGTTCTTTCAGCCGGGGTATCAGTGCGTGGGAGAGGTGGGTGCACCCGTGGATATTCAGGGCGAGTGTCATCTCGATGGACTCCCATTCGGAGAGTTCGAACCTTCCGAAGAATCCAGCTCCGGCATTGTTCACCAGGACATCTAGG is part of the Deltaproteobacteria bacterium genome and encodes:
- a CDS encoding SDR family NAD(P)-dependent oxidoreductase; the protein is HEFARAGCTLLLTALEEDELSSLEEELEGKYSVPVASMAANLTDKASREALIEWIRNREESLDVLVNNAGAGFFGRFELSEWESIEMTLALNIHGCTHLSHALIPRLKERPRAMIVNISSAIAWLPYPGLAVYGAAKGYLSSLSASLASELSDTSVGVLCFHPGMTMTHFFGSARMDMSRVPKRLITTPEKAAARIIRAIEDDRQWVYGDTITRFGVILGSLLPAGLKTKIFKNFFWRLPDED